Genomic segment of Paraburkholderia agricolaris:
CCGCGGTAGCCGTTGATCTGCGCCCATCCGGTGATGCCCGGCTTGATCCGGTAACGGTGCATATAGCCCTTCACCAGATCCTTGTAGATGTCGTCGTGTTCGAGCGCGTGCGGGCGCGGGCCGACCACGGACATCTCGCCGCGCAGCACGTTGATGAATTGCGGCAGTTCGTCGAGGCTGGTGCGCCGCAGGAACGCGCCGACCGCCGTGATGCGCGGATCGCGCCGCGTGGCCTGAGTGATCTTGCCGGCCTCTTCCTGATGGATCTTCATCGAGCGAAACTTGTAGATCTCGAACTGGTTGCCGTCGATGCCCTTGCGCTTCTGGCGGAAGAACACCGGGCCTGGCGAGCTCAGCTTCACCATCACCGCGATCACCAGCATCACCGGCGCCAGCGCGGTCAATGCCGCCAGCGCGAACAGCCGGTCGAAAATGCGTTTGGGCAGCACGCGCAGATCGGTGATCGGCGAGGCGGCCAGGTTGATCGCCGGCACGCCGAGCAGATCGACCATCGGCTGATTGAAGAGCGTCAGGCTGCGCACGTCCGGAATGAAGCGGATGTTCACGAAGTCGTTCTTCAGGTCCATCACAAAGCGGTGGATCGCCTTCTCCTTCGAGATCGGCAGCGCGAGCCACAACTCGCGAATCGCGCGTTGACGCACCAGTTGAAGCATCCGCGCGTAATCGCGCTCGACCGGCACGCCTTCGATCGAGTCGCTGGCATCGGGGTCTTCATAAGGATTGATCGTGCCGTCCTCGTCGAACACCACGACGGGACTGAAGCCCGCTTCCGGGCGGCTGCGCATCTGCGCAATCAGAAAGCGTCCATACGGCGCGCCGCCGACGATCGCCACCGCCCGCTGATTGAAGCCTTCGCGGCGCAATCCGCGCAGGATCGAATAGACGATCACCTTGGTAACGATCAGCAGCACGATCGTGGCGACCGCCCAGTAGACGAGCCACAGCCGCGACAGGCTGTCCGAGCGGTGCAGGCTGAAACTGATCAGCACGCCGGTGACTTCCACGATCAGCCAGCCGCCCGCGACGCGGCACAGCAGGTCGTAGAGCGGCTTGCCGCGCCACGACTGATAGATTCCCAGCGCCGGAAAGAACACCACCACCAGCAGACAATCGAACGCGAGCGATACGCTTTGGACGTCGTCCAGCCACACCAGTTTCCCGCTGTGCACGGCCGTC
This window contains:
- a CDS encoding undecaprenyl-phosphate glucose phosphotransferase; protein product: MLSVLSRIIDIAMVAFGAAIATAVHSGKLVWLDDVQSVSLAFDCLLVVVFFPALGIYQSWRGKPLYDLLCRVAGGWLIVEVTGVLISFSLHRSDSLSRLWLVYWAVATIVLLIVTKVIVYSILRGLRREGFNQRAVAIVGGAPYGRFLIAQMRSRPEAGFSPVVVFDEDGTINPYEDPDASDSIEGVPVERDYARMLQLVRQRAIRELWLALPISKEKAIHRFVMDLKNDFVNIRFIPDVRSLTLFNQPMVDLLGVPAINLAASPITDLRVLPKRIFDRLFALAALTALAPVMLVIAVMVKLSSPGPVFFRQKRKGIDGNQFEIYKFRSMKIHQEEAGKITQATRRDPRITAVGAFLRRTSLDELPQFINVLRGEMSVVGPRPHALEHDDIYKDLVKGYMHRYRIKPGITGWAQINGYRGETDRIEKMMGRVKLDLYYMQHWTFWLDIKIVVLTLWKGFVGSNAY